Proteins encoded within one genomic window of Lepidochelys kempii isolate rLepKem1 chromosome 11, rLepKem1.hap2, whole genome shotgun sequence:
- the CTLA4 gene encoding cytotoxic T-lymphocyte protein 4, whose protein sequence is MLTLLTTIGFLSTATGITKAIEVTQPAVVLANRQGVANLVCEYKHIGNAEEIRVTLLKQTGKEYTEICASTYTTEYEMFIVEKIIQCHVIPSQNNVTLTLMGLHATDAGLYICKMERLYPPPYYMNTGKGTQLFVIDPEPCPDTDLYLWILGAAASGLFIYSILITACVLNKVIRKRKYLTTGLYVKMTSEEEEKKVKPYHIVIR, encoded by the exons ATGCTCACGCTATTGACCACCATTGGCTTTCTCAGCACAGCCACTGGCATCACCAAAG CTATCGAAGTGACCCAGCCAGCAGTGGTATTGGCCAACAGGCAAGGAGTTGCCAATTTGGTGTGTGAATATAAGCACATTGGGAATGCAGAGGAAATCCGAGTGACCCTGCTTAAACAGACGGGCAAGGAGTACACCGAAATCTGTGCTTCAACCTACACAACTGAGTACGAGATGTTCATTGTGGAAAAGATCATTCAGTGTCATGTCATCCCCAGCCAAAACAATGTGACCCTCACTCTCATGGGGCTGCATGCTACTGATGCTGGCCTATACATCTGCAAGATGGAGCGGCTGTACCCACCACCCTATTATATGAACACCGGAAAGGGAACACAGCTCTTTGTCATTG ATCCAGAGCCCTGCCCAGACACTGACCTGTATCTCTGGATATTAGGAGCAGCTGCTTCAGGATTGTTTATTTACAGTATCCTCATCACAGCCTGTGTCTTGAACAAAGTG ATACGGAAGAGGAAATATCTCACTACTGGGCTCTATGTGAAAATGACttcagaggaagaggagaagaaagttAAGCCATATCACATCGTCATTCGCTGA